From the Spirochaetota bacterium genome, the window CATGGCGCGGAGGAAAGCGGCCACGACTGCGTATCCATGTACGCGCACCGATATTATCCGCGCCGGGCTTTCGTGCCCGGCATTCTCGCCGCTGAATCTTTATATGATGGGAAATTTATGACTAATAGTAACCTATCATAATCGGGAGGTAATGTCAACAATGGAACCGGTCTATCATTCGGGCATGGCCTGCACGGGGATCGCGAGCCGTAATGAGGGGGCGGCCGGGTACGGAAATTTGTAGTCATGAAAACATTAATTGGAATGCAGGGCCGGCCGGTGATACGATTTTTTCGTTGGTGTCTGCAACTGCCGAGGGTGCAAGATTTGCCGATTATGCCGGGCTCCCCATTGCGAGGCCGGTTCGAGGCCGCGATTGACGTGAGACACCCCGGCGATGGGCGTGCGATGACAGGGGACATGGGCCTGCTACACGGGAAACGATATGGAGTGCCGGGGTGCAATCACGGATACTTGTCGAACGTGGCGCCTCGAAGGTTCCTGTGCAGGTGGAACCGTGCACTATTCGCGTGCTTCCTGCTTTTTTCCCTTTCCTGCCGGCTTCCCCCCTTTAGCTCAGAAGAACGAACCGCCCGAGGCGGGGTGATCGACCTTCGCGCCGAGCTTCCCGCCCTTGACCGCACCGTCCGCCTGGACGGTGAATGGGAATTTTTCTGGAAAAAATTCATCGGCCCCGGCAGGAGCCATTCGGACAACGCGCCGCGGCCGGACGCCCTCGCAATCGTCCCCTCCAACTGGAACGGGCTGGCGATTGACGGACGGGAGATCGGGGGAACCGGTTTCGCGAGTTATCGTCTGACCGTGCTCCTGCCCCCTGAATCCCGGGGGCCCCTGGCCTTCGAATTCAAGGAGATGGGGACCGCGTATACCATCTTCGTCAACGGGGAGCGGATCGGGAGCAGGGGGGATGTAGCGGATTCCGCGGAGGCGGAGCGGCCTTCCCTTCGTCCGGGAACGTACCTGTACGTTCCCGCCTCGCCCGAGCTCGAAATTATCCTGCATGTGTCGAACTTCCATTACCGCAAGGGCGGGATCTGGCACCCCATAGAGTTCGGCCCGGCGGCGCGGCTGGGTGAAACCAATACGAGGCATGTCATCGCGGAGGCCGTCCTGGCGGGCGCCCTCCTGCTCATCGGGCTCTACCACCTTATCATCAGCGCGCTGGCACGGGGCGAACGATCGCCGGTATATTTCGGTTTTATCTGTCTGAATATCGCGCTGCGCGAGCTCGTGCTGGGGCATAAGAACCTCCTGAGCCTGCTGCCCGCGCTTCCGTTCGAGGTTTATCTGCCCCTCGAATATTTCACGTTCGGCCTGACCGTGCCGCTTTTCGCCGAGTACTTCGGCGCGCTCTTTCCCCGGCGCTTTCCGCGCGCATATATTCGCGCGCTTTGGATCGTGTTCGGCGTCTTCGCGGCGGCCGTTCTCTTTACGCCTCCCGTGTTCTTCACGTGGCTGGTTTTTCCGTATTATGCCAACATCCTCGCGTTCTGCGGCTACGCGCTGTGCGCGGTCTGCCTCTCATCGCGGCGCGGAAACCCGGACGCCCGCCTGGTGTTGTGGCCCGGCCTCGCGATGATCTTCGCGGGTGTCAATGACATCGCGTACGCGAGCAAGCTCATCGACACCACGAACCTGCTCGCCCCGGGCCTCCTCGTCTTCATGCTCGCCCAGGCGCTGCTTATCGCGGGCCGCTTCTCGCGGGCCTTCAGGAAGGTCGAGGTTCTCTCCGGCGAGCTCTCATCGAAGAACACGAGCCTTGAAGCGGTGAACCGCGAGATCACCGGGCTAAAAGACGCCCTGGAGTACAAGGTGCGGGAGAGAACCCTGGACCTGGAGCTCGCGCGCGACCGCGCCGAGAGCGCGAACCGCGCAAAGAGCACCTTCCTCGCCAACGTGAGCCACGAAATCCGGACGCCGCTCAACGTGGTCCTGGGATTCAGCCAGCTCCTGGAAACGCGCACGGATTCGCTGTCGAACGAAGAGCTGGAATGGATAGGGCATATCAGGAACGCGGGGGAAAATCTGCTGGGCACCGTAAACGACATTCTTGACATCTCCAGGGTAGAGGCCGGAAAGCTCAAGCTCGAGATGGCCCCGGTCCAGGTAGGTGAGCTGCTGGCCGGGTGCGTGCAGTCGATCATGCCCCTGGCGCGCGAAAAGGGCCTTACCGTCCGCACGGAGGTGCGCGACGAAACCGCGATCATCCGGGGCGACGCCGCAAGGCTCAAACAGATATTCGCCAACCTGCTCTCGAACGCGATCAAGTTCACCGGCGACGGATTGGAGATCGGCGTCATCGCCGCGAAGACCGGCGCGGAAATCCGCATAACGGTCTGGGACCAGGGACCGGGCGTGAGGCCCCAGGACCGGGAGCGGATATTCCTGCCGTTCGAGCAGGCTTACGAGGCTAACTCGGGCAAACCCCAGGGGACCGGGCTGGGGCTGGCGATCTCGTCCAAGCTCGCCGAGCTCCACGGGGGGCGCATCACCCTGGAAAGCAGGCAGGGAGGGGGAAGCCTGTTCCACCTCGTGTTTCCGCTGGAATGCGGGGCCGGAATTCCGGCGCCGCATGCGGGCAGGGGGAAACCAGGGCCGGCACCGGGCTCCCTCCGCGGAAACGTGCTTATTATAGAAGACAACGACTCCATCCTCAAGCTCTACCATTCGATATTCGAGCGTACGGGACTCAATGTGGTGTACGCGGTGAGCGGGGAGGAAGGCGTCCTCACCGCGGCGAACCGGGACTTTCACCTCATCCTCATGGACATGCAGCTTCCGGGAATGGACGGGATCGCCGCCGCGCGCGAGATACGGAAGACCCTGGGCGACCGTACGCCGCCCATCATCGCCCTCACCGCGCACGCGATGACCGGCGACAGGGAGCACTTCATGCGCGAGGGCTTTTTCGACTACATCTCGAAGCCCTTCAAGATAGAGGACCTTATGGAAAAGCTGGCGCAGATAATGGGCCTTCGCGCAACGGACCCCGAATAATTCCCGTACCCCCCTCGCCCGCGGGACCCGATATGCCGATAGAAATATCAGACACCCGTAAAAGGTTCTTGATAAATTACGATCCCATGGTCTATTGATTCTAAGCCACCATGTCCCTATTTAAACTTCCCAGGATCCTTAAACGAACGAGGCGCGCCCCCGCCCGTCTCTTCATCTCCATTGGCATGGGGGAGAACCAACTGCCGCTCATCCGGGAGGCCCGCGCGCTTGGATTCAGGGTGATCGGCGTGGACCGCGACACCAGGGCGTTCGCGGCAACCCATTGCGATCTGAAAATCCAGGAATCCATAGAAAACTTTGCAGAGATTTTCACCCATCTCGAGGACATCTCGGTGTACGGCGACATACGCGGGGTGCTTTCGAAATCCTACGGCCCGGCGGTGCGGACCGCAAGCTATATCGCAAACATGCTCGGCTTCCCCATGTTCCCCAGCAGGCGCATGGACGATTTTATCGTCAAGAAGCGGATGAAAGAGGTTTTCCAGGCCGGGGGGATTCCCTCGCCGGAATACCTGGTGGTCGAGACGTCCGCCAGGGGGGCAGCCGGGGCCGCGCGACTCGGATTTCCCCTCGTGGTGAAACCAGTTACCGGTCATGCCAAGACCGGGGTGAGAATGGTGACCAGCCGCAGGGAGCTGCAGCGCTTCGCCGGCTCCATTCGCGGAAAGGGCGCCGGTTTCATCGCGGAGCGCTTCGTGGAAGGCGACGAGATCATCGCGCTGGGGATTATTCACGGGCGCACGTTTCATCTCGCCTCGCTCAGCGACAAGGAAACCACCCCGGCCCCGTATTTCGTCGACCTCCTGCATGTCACGCCCTCCCGGCACCATGCCCTGTGGACGGAGGTCACCGCTATCGGGCAGCGCATCGCCGAGGCCTTCGAGATCGAGTTTTCCCCCCTCGTCATCGAGATGCGCGTCGATTCCCGGCAGGGCATCCAGGTAATCGAAGCGGTGCCCGAGTTTGGCGGGGAATGCCTTCCCGACCACCTCGTACCGCTTGCCACCGGGTATAACTTCCTGGAACAGGCGGTGCGCGCGGCGACCGGCATGACCTTCACCCCGCCCCCCGCACGGGCGCCGCGCCTGGCCGTGGCCGTGAAGTACCTGACCGCCGACAAGGGCCGCCTCCTTTCCCTTGACACCCGGGCGCCGCGCGGCGTACCGGGGATCGTCTACTCCCGGTTCTTCAAGGCCCTGGGCGCGGAGGTGGGCCCCCCGGCGGACAACCACGATCGTATCGGCGTGATCGTCGCAAAGGGCCGCACGCGGGAGGCGGCGCTGGACGCCGCGGCGCTCGCCGCGCGCGCGTGTGCCGTCACCGTAGGCAGGGGGGGATCGGAAAAATGAGCTCGGAACGCGCCTGGGAGCGTCACTACACCCGCGGCAAATCGGTACTCGCCCACCCCGATGAAAATCTCGTGCGGATGCTCGCCCCCTGGCTCGCCGAAAAAGACATGTCACGCCTGGCCGCCGCGGATATCGGATGCGGAACAGGGCGCCACCTGAGGCTCTTCCTCGAGTACGGGATCCCCTCGCCCGCCGGTCTGGACACGAGCGCCAACGCGCTCGCGGTTTGCCGCGACCTGTATCATGTCCCGGTCCTGCGCGGCGACGCGCGCGCGCTCCCGTTCAAAGAGGGCTCGCTTGACCTCGCCGTGGCCTGGGGATCGCTGCATTATACCATAAAGGAAGACCTTCCCGTAATGCTCGCCCAAATCCGGCGCGCGCTCAAGGCCGGGGGGCGCCTCTTCGCCACGCTCCGCAACAGCAGGGACACCTATTTAAAAAAAGGCACCCACCGCGGCAACGACGTCTGGGTCACCGACCTCGCGGATATAGAGCACTCGGTGGTCTCGTTTTACGCCGAGGAAGAGGTTCGGTCCGCGCTCGCGCCCTTCGCGCGCTTCGCGTACGGCATGATGGAGCGCACGCTCCCCGGCGACATGAACGCGCGCATAGCGCACTGGTATTTCTGGGCGGAGCGATGAGCGCCGGGACGCCCCTCTACGACCCGCCCCTCGCGGCATGCCCCCTGTGCGGCGCGCCGGCACCGTCGCCCCTGTATCGCATCGATCGCTCTACGCCCCCCTTCTCCGTGGGCCGATGCGCCAACTGCGATTTCATCTTCATGAATCCCCGTTTCACGCGCGAGGTCATCGCCTCGTTTTACGGTCCGGGCTATTACGAAGGGAACGCCGAGTATTCCTACTACGACGAGCGCGCCGCGGAGAAATACGCGCGGTACGTGTGGGAGCGGAGAATCGGCGTCCTCAGGCGGTATGCGCCGTCGGGGAAATTCCTGGATGTGGGGTGCGCGTTCGGCGGCCTGCTCAAATGCGCCTCCCGCCATTACGCCCCCTATGGCATCGAGATGTCGGGGTATTCGGGCCGATACGCGAAAGCGCTCTTCGGGGACGCGGTCCATATCGGAACCCTCGAAGACCATCCCTTCCCACTCGGTGGCTTCTCGGTCGTCACGATGGTCGAGGTGATCGAGCACTGCCCGGACCCCGCCGCGGTTCTGCGCGAATGCCGCAGGCTCCTCGCCCCGGGCGGCGTCCTCCTCGTCCAGACCGCGAACATGGACGGGCTCCAGGCGGCAATGCAGGGGGCCGATTACGCGTATTTCATGCCCGGCCATCTTTCCTATTTTTCAAAGCGCACCCTCACGAAGGCGCTCACTGACGCGGGCTTTTCCCGGGTGATCGCCTTCCACCCGGTAGAATTCGGGCTTCTGCCCAAGCTCCTCAAATCGCGCTCCTCCTTCCGCCGCTGGACCGATTACCGTCACTGGCTGCGCATTTCCCTCTACCACCTCCTGGGAAAGGTGCATGCCGGCGATTTCGCGCTCACTAGTTCCATGGTGCTGTACGCAATCGTGTAACTTTTTGCGTTGACATTTGTCTGCAAACGATTTATTCATGCCCAACGGCATATTGAGCTCCCGGCGGGGAGGGGTTTATACGCGCAGTATTCGCACCTTGATCAGCTTCAATAACTTACATTAAAGGAGCGGCACCGTATGAAGAAATTATTATGCATTCTCGCGGCCTTCGCGCTCATATTTTCGCTTGCCTCGACGCTCGCGGCACAGGAAAAAGAGCCCGCAAAGGACTCAAAGGTTGAAAAAACGGCTGATCTCGCCGATGAGGGAGAACAGAAGCTCTCGCCCGAAAAGCTCGAAAAAAAGAAAGAGGGATGGTATCCTACCGGCCTGCCGCTGGTGAACTTTTCCAGCGACGACGGCTTCGGGTACGGCCTGCGCGGTTATATCTATTACAACGGCGAGCGCGGGGATCGCTATTTCGACTCCGCACCGTATTTCCTCCAGCTCTACGCGCAGTTTTTCCAGACGACGAACGGCTACCAGTACCATGAGCTCAACGCGGACATGCCCTATTTCATGGGAACCAAGTTCCGCATTAAGAGCGCGTTCGTGTACGAAAAGAACCTGAACGCGAACTTCTTCGGCCTGGGCGCGAAAAACGCGAACAAGCCTCTTACCGACTTTAACGGTGTTGAGTACGACAAGTACGAGGACTACCAGAAATTCATCGACGACAATGAAGACCAGACCAAATGGTACAAGTACACGCTGACGAAGCCCAAATACTACTTCTACCTGTTCCGCAACCTCCCGCAGCATTTCAAGGTTATGGCGGGCGCGGAATTCAAAAAAGTCAACGTAGACCCGTGGGGCGGTCGCAAGTTCGACGGAACGACCATGGCCACGACCTACCTGGAAACCCTGGGCGAGGATGCGGTCCCCGGCTACAACGGCGGATGGACGAATTACGCGCGCCTGGGCTTCGCCTGGGACACCCGCGATTATGAGCCCGACCCCAACAAGGGATTTTACCTGGACTACTGCTTCGAGGCGGCGACGAACTACCTGGGGTCCGATTATGACTTCCAGAAGAACACGGCCGGCGCCCGCGCCTACTTCAACCCGTTCAAGCCGATCGTGCTGGCCTTCAGGGCGGCATATACCACCGCGTCGAACGACATTCCTTTCTATGAAATGAACCAGTTCGGCTTCGCACTCTCGCGCCAGAACGGCCTGGGCGGCAACAGGACCCTGCGCGGCTACAAGGCCGATCGCTTCGTCGGCAAAACCATGACCCTCGCGAACGCCGAAATCCGCGGGCAGTTCTACGAGGTCTCCGGAGCAGGCCAGCGCTTCGCCTTCAAGCTTGTCGGCTTCTTCGACTCAGGGAACGTGTACGACGCATCGGGTGACCCGTTCTCCGATCCGCGCTGGGGCGATTACAAGAACTCTTACGGCGGCGGACTCGTCATAGCCTGGAACCTCGCCACGATCGTCCATGTATATTATGGCATCAGCAAGGAAGACACGGGCCTGTTCATCAACTTCGAGCATAACTTCTAGCAGAAGCCTCATTCAGGAAAGAAGGCGCGAATTCAAGTTCGCGCCTTCTTTTTGCATTGACAAACGAGCGGACGCTCAGTAGGGTTTTCCGGATATTCAGGTTGGAAATCATATAAACCCAAGGGGGTGTATCGGCCCATGAAAAGATGGCATGTTTACCTGCTTCCCGTAATTTTTATTCTCATAGCCACCCTTCCCGCAATCGCCGCCGAAGACACAAAGATGGACAAGGAGACGCTCGAGAACAAGATCGAGGGGTGGTACCCCACCGGCCTTCCGCTTATCAACTATTCAAGCGACGAAGGATTCGGGTACGGCCTCCGCGGCTATATCTATTACGATGGCAACAAGGATGACCCGTACTACGACGTGGCCCCCTACTTCCTGCAAATGTATGCCCAGTTCTTCCAGACCACGAACGGGGTCCAGTATCACGAGCTGAACGTGGACATGCCCTATTTCATGGGCACGAAATTCCGTATCATGACCGCGCTCGTGTACGAAAAAAATCTGAACGCGAACTATTTCGGCCTGGGCGCGAAGAACGCGACGCGCCCGCTCACCGACAACACGGGCGACACCCATTCGACGTACTCCGGGTTCCTGGATTACACCGAGGAGAACGAAGGCTACGCGAAATGGTACAACTACACCATCACGAAGCCAAAGTACTTCTTTTCCCTCTTCCGCAAGCTGCCCGCGAATTTCCAGGTGATGGCCGGGGTCGAATTCAAGAAGGTGACGATCGAAACATGGGACGGTGACAAGTTCGACGGGGACAACCAGGTTGAGACACTACTCTACCGGGACCGGAACATCGTCCCCGGGTACAAGGGCGGATGGACCAACTACGCCCGCTTCGGCGCGGGCTACGACACGCGCGATTACGAGCCCGATCCCAACCGGGGCGTGTACGTCGATTACTGCATCGAGGTATCGACGCCGGCCCTGGGATCCGAGTACAGCTTCTATAAGAATACCTTCGGCGCCCGCACGTATCTGAACCCGGTGA encodes:
- a CDS encoding response regulator is translated as MKTLIGMQGRPVIRFFRWCLQLPRVQDLPIMPGSPLRGRFEAAIDVRHPGDGRAMTGDMGLLHGKRYGVPGCNHGYLSNVAPRRFLCRWNRALFACFLLFSLSCRLPPFSSEERTARGGVIDLRAELPALDRTVRLDGEWEFFWKKFIGPGRSHSDNAPRPDALAIVPSNWNGLAIDGREIGGTGFASYRLTVLLPPESRGPLAFEFKEMGTAYTIFVNGERIGSRGDVADSAEAERPSLRPGTYLYVPASPELEIILHVSNFHYRKGGIWHPIEFGPAARLGETNTRHVIAEAVLAGALLLIGLYHLIISALARGERSPVYFGFICLNIALRELVLGHKNLLSLLPALPFEVYLPLEYFTFGLTVPLFAEYFGALFPRRFPRAYIRALWIVFGVFAAAVLFTPPVFFTWLVFPYYANILAFCGYALCAVCLSSRRGNPDARLVLWPGLAMIFAGVNDIAYASKLIDTTNLLAPGLLVFMLAQALLIAGRFSRAFRKVEVLSGELSSKNTSLEAVNREITGLKDALEYKVRERTLDLELARDRAESANRAKSTFLANVSHEIRTPLNVVLGFSQLLETRTDSLSNEELEWIGHIRNAGENLLGTVNDILDISRVEAGKLKLEMAPVQVGELLAGCVQSIMPLAREKGLTVRTEVRDETAIIRGDAARLKQIFANLLSNAIKFTGDGLEIGVIAAKTGAEIRITVWDQGPGVRPQDRERIFLPFEQAYEANSGKPQGTGLGLAISSKLAELHGGRITLESRQGGGSLFHLVFPLECGAGIPAPHAGRGKPGPAPGSLRGNVLIIEDNDSILKLYHSIFERTGLNVVYAVSGEEGVLTAANRDFHLILMDMQLPGMDGIAAAREIRKTLGDRTPPIIALTAHAMTGDREHFMREGFFDYISKPFKIEDLMEKLAQIMGLRATDPE
- a CDS encoding ATP-grasp domain-containing protein yields the protein MSLFKLPRILKRTRRAPARLFISIGMGENQLPLIREARALGFRVIGVDRDTRAFAATHCDLKIQESIENFAEIFTHLEDISVYGDIRGVLSKSYGPAVRTASYIANMLGFPMFPSRRMDDFIVKKRMKEVFQAGGIPSPEYLVVETSARGAAGAARLGFPLVVKPVTGHAKTGVRMVTSRRELQRFAGSIRGKGAGFIAERFVEGDEIIALGIIHGRTFHLASLSDKETTPAPYFVDLLHVTPSRHHALWTEVTAIGQRIAEAFEIEFSPLVIEMRVDSRQGIQVIEAVPEFGGECLPDHLVPLATGYNFLEQAVRAATGMTFTPPPARAPRLAVAVKYLTADKGRLLSLDTRAPRGVPGIVYSRFFKALGAEVGPPADNHDRIGVIVAKGRTREAALDAAALAARACAVTVGRGGSEK
- a CDS encoding class I SAM-dependent methyltransferase, encoding MSSERAWERHYTRGKSVLAHPDENLVRMLAPWLAEKDMSRLAAADIGCGTGRHLRLFLEYGIPSPAGLDTSANALAVCRDLYHVPVLRGDARALPFKEGSLDLAVAWGSLHYTIKEDLPVMLAQIRRALKAGGRLFATLRNSRDTYLKKGTHRGNDVWVTDLADIEHSVVSFYAEEEVRSALAPFARFAYGMMERTLPGDMNARIAHWYFWAER
- a CDS encoding class I SAM-dependent methyltransferase yields the protein MSAGTPLYDPPLAACPLCGAPAPSPLYRIDRSTPPFSVGRCANCDFIFMNPRFTREVIASFYGPGYYEGNAEYSYYDERAAEKYARYVWERRIGVLRRYAPSGKFLDVGCAFGGLLKCASRHYAPYGIEMSGYSGRYAKALFGDAVHIGTLEDHPFPLGGFSVVTMVEVIEHCPDPAAVLRECRRLLAPGGVLLVQTANMDGLQAAMQGADYAYFMPGHLSYFSKRTLTKALTDAGFSRVIAFHPVEFGLLPKLLKSRSSFRRWTDYRHWLRISLYHLLGKVHAGDFALTSSMVLYAIV